A stretch of the Bradyrhizobium arachidis genome encodes the following:
- a CDS encoding winged helix-turn-helix domain-containing tetratricopeptide repeat protein, translating into MRYFFEEYALDTDRRELHRGPNVVPTAPQVFDLLDYLIRNREHVVSKDDLVNAIWHGRIVSDMALTTRLNAARSAIGDSGEEQRLIKTLPRKGFRFVGAVQEDDRPSASAIVEGSHAESSNSEPSLPDKPSIAVLPFENMSGDPEQDYFADGMVEEITTALSRFKWLFVIARNSSFTFKGKAVDVKEVGRRLGVRYVLEGSVRKSSAKIRITGQLIDVSTGAHIWADRFERDLTDIFVLQDDVTLAVVSAIQPKLLQTEMATAGRRRPENLTAYDYFLRALQRFSLATRESLAEALRLAHRALELDPRFGIVAALAAGCHHLNLQFGYAVDPQFERKEAVRLFRLALSVDDSDSDILAWAAIISAFTVGDSESEIEMADRAVALNPSSFHAWNCRGHVNRLVGLLEEAIRSFERAVRVSPVDPWLQYAFAGIGYASIELRRFDEAIAVGKKALRLNRSHSGALRVLASAFAHLGRDGETREAAARLLEVDPAFTISLWIARGGQSNAKLMIEGLRKAGLPE; encoded by the coding sequence GTGCGCTATTTCTTCGAGGAGTATGCTCTCGATACCGACCGGCGCGAGCTCCACCGCGGCCCAAATGTCGTCCCGACCGCACCACAGGTTTTCGATCTGCTCGATTACCTGATCCGCAATAGGGAGCACGTCGTCAGCAAGGACGATCTTGTGAATGCCATCTGGCATGGACGCATCGTATCCGACATGGCGCTGACAACCCGCCTCAACGCCGCGCGAAGCGCAATCGGCGATTCCGGCGAAGAACAGCGGCTCATCAAGACACTGCCACGAAAGGGCTTTCGCTTCGTCGGCGCGGTGCAAGAGGATGACAGGCCCTCCGCTTCTGCGATCGTTGAAGGCAGTCACGCGGAATCGTCAAACTCTGAACCGTCGCTCCCGGACAAGCCCTCGATCGCAGTGTTACCGTTCGAGAACATGAGCGGGGACCCCGAGCAAGACTACTTTGCCGACGGAATGGTTGAGGAAATTACGACGGCGCTGTCGCGGTTCAAATGGTTGTTTGTGATCGCGCGAAACTCGAGCTTCACGTTCAAAGGCAAGGCCGTCGATGTAAAGGAGGTCGGACGCAGGCTTGGTGTTCGCTATGTCCTTGAAGGCTCTGTGCGGAAGTCATCGGCGAAAATTCGCATCACAGGGCAGTTGATCGATGTGAGTACAGGGGCGCACATTTGGGCGGATAGGTTCGAGCGTGACCTGACCGACATCTTCGTCCTGCAAGACGACGTCACGCTTGCCGTTGTTTCGGCCATTCAGCCAAAATTGCTTCAAACGGAAATGGCAACGGCGGGGCGGCGGCGACCGGAGAACCTCACCGCCTATGATTATTTTCTCCGAGCCCTGCAGCGGTTCTCCTTAGCGACCCGCGAATCATTGGCCGAGGCGTTAAGACTGGCTCATCGTGCCTTGGAGCTTGACCCTCGGTTCGGGATTGTCGCGGCGTTAGCAGCCGGTTGTCACCATCTCAATCTCCAATTCGGCTATGCTGTCGATCCTCAATTCGAGCGCAAGGAGGCAGTTCGGCTTTTTCGGTTGGCATTGAGCGTCGACGATAGTGATTCAGACATCTTGGCATGGGCTGCCATAATCTCAGCGTTCACGGTCGGCGATAGTGAGAGTGAGATCGAGATGGCCGACCGGGCGGTCGCGCTCAATCCCAGTTCTTTTCACGCATGGAACTGCAGAGGCCATGTCAATAGACTTGTGGGCCTCTTGGAGGAAGCGATTCGGAGCTTTGAGCGTGCCGTGCGCGTAAGCCCGGTAGACCCGTGGCTACAGTATGCGTTTGCTGGGATCGGGTACGCCTCTATTGAGCTTCGCCGCTTTGATGAGGCCATCGCCGTGGGGAAAAAAGCCCTACGCCTGAACCGCTCTCATTCGGGAGCGCTCCGCGTTCTCGCGTCCGCCTTCGCCCATCTTGGACGTGACGGTGAGACGCGTGAAGCGGCGGCTCGTCTGCTTGAGGTCGATCCCGCCTTTACGATATCCTTGTGGATCGCTCGGGGCGGGCAATCAAACGCGAAGCTGATGATCGAGGGCCTTCGGAAAGCGGGGTTGCCCGAGTAG
- a CDS encoding CHAD domain-containing protein encodes MSQSTPPMEATAPARPAASRAAPARLSRGMACDTAFRIIARRYLDAVIAQHNATCSGDPDALHQTRIALTHLRSAIRFFSPMVDDAERAQVWAELKWLNGQLGMVRDLDVAIERIVAATGDELSVIAELQSWTEKRSESYRLLTRALQSARYRRLIEHTSGWIARGPWSTSRSKEAVRLRAASLAEHAAGQLAEWEKKLLKRSRKLDKLDVEKRHRLRILNKRLTYSIESLEDLFSDKSLAKQKAALKQLRKAQRSLGQLNDDARGRTLAKSLNGTGSVPGVHFLDRRDAKKLLLIASTAYRKLGKAKPFRASDLTRSDEDED; translated from the coding sequence ATGTCACAATCCACCCCACCGATGGAGGCGACCGCCCCGGCCCGGCCGGCGGCGTCGCGCGCAGCACCGGCACGATTGAGTCGCGGCATGGCCTGCGACACCGCGTTTCGCATCATCGCGCGTCGTTACCTCGATGCTGTCATCGCCCAGCACAATGCGACCTGTAGCGGCGACCCCGATGCCCTGCACCAGACCCGGATTGCGCTGACGCATCTGCGTAGCGCAATCCGGTTCTTCTCACCCATGGTCGACGACGCCGAGCGGGCGCAGGTCTGGGCCGAGCTGAAATGGCTGAACGGCCAGCTCGGGATGGTCAGGGATCTCGACGTGGCCATCGAGCGCATCGTGGCCGCCACCGGCGACGAGCTCTCCGTCATCGCCGAGCTCCAGTCCTGGACCGAGAAACGCAGCGAAAGTTACCGGCTGCTGACGCGAGCGCTACAATCCGCGCGCTACAGGCGCCTGATCGAACATACCTCGGGCTGGATCGCACGGGGGCCGTGGTCGACCAGCCGAAGCAAGGAGGCCGTCAGGCTGCGCGCGGCCTCGCTCGCCGAGCACGCCGCCGGCCAGCTTGCGGAATGGGAAAAAAAGCTGCTCAAGAGGTCGCGCAAGCTCGACAAGCTCGACGTCGAGAAGCGGCACAGACTGCGCATTCTCAACAAGCGGCTGACTTACTCGATCGAATCGCTGGAAGATTTGTTTTCCGACAAGTCGCTGGCCAAGCAGAAGGCTGCCCTGAAACAGTTGCGCAAGGCGCAGCGGAGCCTCGGCCAGCTCAATGACGATGCGAGAGGACGGACCCTGGCAAAATCACTCAACGGCACAGGCTCTGTGCCGGGCGTGCACTTCCTCGATCGCAGGGACGCCAAAAAGCTGCTGCTGATAGCCTCGACCGCCTACAGGAAGCTCGGCAAGGCCAAACCATTCCGCGCCTCAGACCTGACGCGCAGCGACGAAGACGAGGACTAG
- a CDS encoding bifunctional aminoglycoside phosphotransferase/ATP-binding protein → MPSSPHDDTATQERVFAFLSRRGTTRIDTHAASVFLDGKRALKIKRAVRFPFLDYSTLDKRRDACEEEIRINRPLAPQIYHRVVAITEDRDGSLSIGGNGTPVEYAVEMARFDETRTLDHLAKAGQLPDGLAADVANAIAASHAIAARVETPAWVASIPSLIDGNSEGLRAGGHLAVDEIEALTKASHRALARISSTLEERSRQGFVRRCHGDLHLANIVVIDERPVLFDAIEFDQNIASVDVLYDLAFAVMDLLRYGQQQAASILFNQYLATTPAEHLDGLGALPLFLSIRAAIRAEVVLARLKRPHVDQGEIVADARGYFKLAQALIEPPAPRLIAVGGLSGTGKSLLARMLAPAVGPPPGAVVLRSDTLRKRLFGVADSERLPPAAYEPDVTARVYDTLAERARQVLAQGHSALIDAVFAQEPERDAMAALARACNAPLTGFFLVADLATRQARISRRQNDASDATAEVAALQEHYNIGNVGWNTIDASGTSEQTLDRCGGMIARERSSDWRG, encoded by the coding sequence ATGCCCTCTTCGCCACATGACGACACGGCAACCCAGGAGCGCGTATTCGCATTCCTTTCGCGCCGCGGCACGACGCGGATCGACACGCATGCGGCCTCGGTCTTTCTCGACGGCAAGCGTGCGCTGAAGATCAAGCGCGCGGTGCGCTTTCCCTTCCTCGACTATTCGACGCTCGACAAGCGCAGGGACGCCTGCGAGGAGGAGATCAGGATCAATCGGCCGCTTGCCCCGCAGATCTACCACCGCGTGGTCGCGATCACCGAAGACCGCGACGGCTCCCTGAGCATCGGCGGGAATGGGACGCCGGTCGAATATGCCGTCGAGATGGCCCGCTTCGACGAGACGAGGACACTGGATCATCTCGCCAAGGCCGGCCAGCTTCCCGACGGCCTCGCCGCTGATGTCGCAAACGCGATTGCTGCGTCCCACGCCATTGCAGCGCGCGTGGAAACGCCGGCCTGGGTCGCTTCGATTCCGTCCCTCATCGACGGGAATTCCGAGGGCCTGCGCGCCGGGGGCCATCTGGCGGTGGACGAGATCGAAGCGCTGACGAAGGCTTCGCATCGGGCGCTCGCCCGTATCAGTTCTACGCTCGAAGAGCGCAGCCGGCAGGGCTTTGTGCGGCGCTGCCACGGCGACCTGCATCTTGCGAATATCGTTGTCATCGACGAACGGCCCGTGCTGTTCGATGCCATCGAGTTCGACCAAAACATCGCCTCGGTCGATGTGCTCTACGATCTTGCGTTTGCGGTGATGGACCTGCTGCGTTACGGGCAGCAGCAGGCGGCGAGCATCCTGTTCAACCAGTATCTTGCGACGACGCCGGCGGAACATCTCGACGGGCTTGGCGCGCTTCCGCTGTTTCTGTCGATCCGGGCCGCGATCCGCGCCGAGGTCGTGCTGGCCAGGCTGAAGCGACCGCATGTCGATCAAGGAGAAATCGTCGCGGACGCCCGCGGCTACTTCAAGCTGGCCCAGGCCCTGATCGAGCCCCCCGCCCCGCGCCTGATCGCCGTCGGCGGCCTGTCGGGGACAGGAAAATCGCTGCTGGCGCGCATGCTTGCGCCTGCCGTCGGTCCCCCACCCGGCGCGGTGGTGCTGCGCAGCGATACCCTTCGCAAGCGGCTTTTTGGGGTCGCAGATTCGGAGCGGCTGCCGCCGGCGGCCTATGAACCCGACGTCACCGCACGCGTCTACGACACGCTGGCCGAGCGCGCACGGCAGGTGCTGGCGCAGGGACATTCGGCCCTGATCGACGCGGTTTTCGCGCAAGAGCCGGAACGGGATGCAATGGCCGCCCTGGCAAGGGCGTGCAACGCGCCCCTCACGGGCTTTTTCCTGGTCGCAGACCTCGCAACGCGCCAGGCGCGAATTAGCCGCAGACAAAACGATGCATCCGACGCAACGGCTGAGGTTGCCGCGCTTCAGGAGCACTATAATATCGGCAATGTCGGCTGGAACACGATCGACGCGTCGGGGACTTCAGAACAGACGCTCGACCGTTGCGGGGGCATGATCGCCCGAGAAAGATCCTCTGATTGGCGCGGATGA
- a CDS encoding alpha/beta hydrolase, whose translation MSAMQISTLARAEKPAVAEPVNQPVQAIAAEPPSQATAAEPQHESYPVDRTLHAMLARFNGGISPVALSLAFLDWATHLATAPQRQIELVHDAVRDAGRLVEAATHMSADNKPWSAAKPRAQDRRFARPEWGSAPFNLLAQSFLLGEEWWRKATTGVRGVAPANEAIVEFSIRQVLDMLAPSNFATTNPEVLQRAFQTGGANFVAGWQNWSSDLMRVLAGGKQGGDGQFVVGKTVATSAGKVVYRNELIELIQYSPTTEKVRPEPVLIVPAWIMKYYILDLSPQNSLVKHLTGEGFTVFAISWRNPNADDRDVAFDDYRRLGVKAALDTIGCILPRRKIHALGYCLGGTLLSIAAAAMARDGDVRLKTITLLAAQTDFTEAGELTLFINESQVAFLEDIMWERGYLDTTQMAGAFQLLRSNDLIWSRLSHDYLLGERAPPSDLMAWNADATRLPYRMHSEYLRKLFLNNDLAGGRYHVEGRNIALSDIHAPMFVVGTLRDHVAPWKSVYKIHYQVDADVTFLLASGGHNGGIVAPSGEAGHSYQVMTKGADTPYVGRDEWLKLAPRSEGSWWPEWTGWLAARSGEWCAPPRMGFGNVDALPDAPGDYVHT comes from the coding sequence ATGAGTGCCATGCAGATTTCGACGCTCGCGCGCGCTGAAAAGCCCGCCGTTGCCGAGCCGGTCAACCAGCCCGTCCAGGCGATCGCCGCAGAACCGCCGTCTCAAGCGACGGCGGCCGAGCCGCAGCACGAGTCCTATCCCGTCGACCGGACGCTTCACGCCATGTTGGCGCGGTTCAACGGCGGGATTTCGCCGGTCGCCTTGTCGCTCGCTTTTCTCGACTGGGCGACCCATCTTGCGACGGCGCCGCAACGCCAGATCGAGCTGGTCCACGATGCCGTTCGCGATGCTGGCCGGCTGGTCGAGGCCGCGACCCATATGTCGGCGGACAACAAGCCCTGGTCCGCGGCCAAGCCGCGGGCCCAGGACAGGCGTTTTGCTAGGCCCGAATGGGGGAGCGCGCCATTCAACTTGCTGGCGCAGAGTTTTTTGCTGGGCGAGGAGTGGTGGCGGAAGGCAACGACTGGCGTCCGCGGCGTCGCGCCCGCCAATGAGGCGATTGTCGAGTTCTCCATACGCCAGGTGCTCGACATGCTGGCGCCATCGAATTTCGCGACGACCAACCCCGAAGTGCTGCAGAGGGCGTTTCAGACTGGTGGCGCAAATTTTGTGGCCGGCTGGCAGAACTGGTCCAGCGATTTGATGCGCGTGCTTGCCGGCGGCAAGCAGGGCGGCGATGGGCAGTTCGTCGTCGGCAAGACGGTCGCGACATCTGCCGGAAAAGTCGTCTATCGCAACGAGCTGATCGAGCTGATCCAGTACAGCCCGACCACCGAAAAGGTGCGGCCGGAGCCGGTGTTGATCGTGCCGGCTTGGATCATGAAGTACTACATCCTCGATCTGTCGCCGCAGAATTCGCTGGTGAAGCATCTCACCGGCGAAGGCTTTACCGTCTTCGCGATCTCCTGGCGCAATCCCAACGCGGATGACCGCGACGTGGCGTTCGACGACTATCGCAGACTGGGCGTCAAGGCTGCGCTCGACACCATCGGCTGCATCCTGCCGCGCCGAAAGATCCACGCGCTCGGCTATTGCCTCGGCGGCACGCTCTTGTCGATTGCGGCGGCCGCGATGGCGCGGGACGGCGACGTCAGGCTGAAGACCATCACACTGCTCGCCGCGCAGACCGACTTCACCGAAGCGGGCGAGCTGACGCTGTTCATCAACGAAAGCCAGGTCGCCTTCCTCGAGGACATCATGTGGGAGCGCGGCTATCTCGACACGACGCAGATGGCGGGCGCCTTCCAGCTCCTGCGCTCGAACGACCTGATCTGGTCGCGCCTCTCGCACGACTATCTCCTGGGCGAACGCGCGCCGCCGAGCGATCTGATGGCCTGGAACGCGGACGCGACGCGGCTGCCGTATCGCATGCATTCCGAATATCTGCGAAAGCTGTTCCTCAACAACGATCTGGCGGGAGGGCGCTATCACGTCGAAGGACGCAATATCGCGCTGTCCGACATCCATGCGCCGATGTTCGTGGTCGGCACGCTCCGGGATCACGTCGCGCCCTGGAAGTCCGTCTACAAGATCCACTACCAGGTCGATGCCGACGTGACGTTCCTGCTCGCCAGCGGCGGCCACAATGGCGGCATCGTGGCGCCATCGGGCGAAGCCGGGCACAGCTACCAGGTCATGACCAAGGGCGCGGACACGCCCTATGTCGGCCGCGACGAATGGCTGAAACTGGCGCCGCGCAGCGAGGGGTCGTGGTGGCCCGAATGGACCGGCTGGCTCGCAGCGCGCTCAGGCGAATGGTGCGCCCCGCCGCGCATGGGTTTTGGCAATGTCGACGCACTGCCGGACGCGCCGGGCGATTACGTGCACACCTAG
- a CDS encoding bifunctional acetate--CoA ligase family protein/GNAT family N-acetyltransferase, translating into MSTYRLKNLLSPRSVALVGASSRPVSVGRAVLENIRKANFTGEFGLVNPRHAEIGGMQAVTSLDKLPFVPELVAITAPAKEIPDIIDQAGRRGSAGALIVTAGLGHGPGSLEEAALQAAQRYGMRLIGPNCLGIMMPGVSLNASFSAHMPGAGNLALISQSGAIAAGMVDWAAQRGVGFSGIVSIGDQADVDIADLLDYFALDHKTRAILLYIESIKNARKFMSAARAAARVKPVVVVKSGRMAQGARAAATHTGALAGADAVYDAAFRRAGILRVSDLRELFDCAETLGRVESPSGKRLAILTNGGGIGVLAVDRLVELGGIPAPMTPETRKKLDAVLPPTWSGSNPVDIVGDADAARYARALEVLLADPGNDAILVLNVQTAIASAADIAETVTGMVKTYREEHRRWAKPVLAAWVGADQSIVESLSGAGIPNYPTEDDAVRGFMHLVRHREVVEELSQVPPAMPDTFAPDVANARAMVSAAMADGRQWLEPVEIKRLLEAYDIAMVPTYAAADIDQAVAYARDIFAQGATVVLKILSRDIVHKSDVGGVVLNLTTPEAVRAAAADILARARKLRPEARIAGVIVQAMVVRAKARELILGLADDPTFGTVVVFGRGGTAVEIINDKALALPPLDLQLARDLIDRTRVSRLLHAYRDVPAVKQDAVAMVLVKLAQMAADIPEIRELDINPLLADETGVTAVDARIAVGVPPRKFAGSGPANFAVRAYPSQWERHLELKDGWRIFVRPMRPEDEPTIHSFLKHVTPHDLRLRFFAPMKEFTHEFIARLTQLDYARAMAFIAFEEATNEMVGVVRIHSDSIYESGEYAILLRSDLKGRGLGWALMQLIIDYARSEGLKTISGDVLQENTTMLDMCRQLGFEVKPDSSEPDICDVRLKL; encoded by the coding sequence ATGTCGACCTACCGTCTGAAGAATCTGCTGTCGCCCCGTTCGGTCGCGCTCGTCGGAGCGAGCTCGCGGCCCGTCTCCGTCGGTCGCGCCGTGCTGGAGAATATTCGCAAGGCGAATTTTACGGGTGAGTTCGGGCTGGTGAACCCGCGCCACGCCGAAATTGGCGGCATGCAAGCGGTGACCAGCCTCGACAAGTTGCCCTTCGTCCCCGAGCTCGTTGCCATTACGGCGCCGGCCAAGGAAATTCCTGACATCATCGATCAGGCCGGCCGGCGCGGCTCGGCCGGTGCGCTGATCGTGACGGCGGGCCTTGGCCACGGTCCGGGCTCGCTGGAGGAGGCCGCGCTGCAGGCAGCCCAGCGCTACGGCATGCGCCTGATCGGTCCCAATTGCCTCGGCATCATGATGCCCGGCGTGAGCCTGAACGCCAGCTTCTCGGCGCACATGCCCGGCGCCGGCAACCTCGCGCTTATCTCGCAATCAGGCGCAATCGCCGCCGGCATGGTGGATTGGGCCGCGCAGCGCGGCGTCGGCTTTTCCGGAATCGTGTCGATCGGCGACCAGGCCGACGTCGATATCGCCGATCTGCTCGACTATTTTGCGCTCGACCACAAGACACGCGCGATCCTGCTCTACATCGAGTCCATCAAGAATGCGCGCAAGTTCATGTCGGCGGCGCGCGCCGCGGCGCGGGTAAAGCCCGTCGTGGTGGTCAAATCCGGCCGCATGGCGCAGGGCGCGAGGGCGGCCGCCACCCATACCGGTGCGCTCGCCGGCGCTGACGCGGTCTATGACGCTGCCTTCCGCCGCGCCGGAATTCTGCGCGTATCCGATCTGCGCGAGCTGTTCGATTGCGCGGAGACCCTCGGCCGCGTCGAATCGCCGAGTGGAAAGCGGCTCGCGATCCTGACCAATGGCGGCGGCATCGGCGTGCTGGCTGTCGATCGGCTGGTCGAGCTCGGCGGAATTCCCGCGCCCATGACCCCGGAGACGCGGAAGAAGCTCGACGCGGTGTTGCCGCCGACCTGGTCGGGCTCCAATCCCGTGGACATCGTGGGTGATGCCGATGCCGCGCGCTATGCGCGCGCGCTGGAGGTGCTGCTGGCCGATCCCGGCAACGATGCGATCCTCGTCCTCAACGTGCAGACCGCGATCGCTTCCGCCGCCGACATTGCCGAGACGGTAACCGGGATGGTCAAGACCTATCGCGAAGAGCATCGCCGCTGGGCGAAGCCGGTGTTGGCGGCCTGGGTCGGCGCCGATCAGAGCATCGTCGAGTCGCTGAGCGGAGCCGGGATTCCCAACTATCCGACCGAGGACGACGCGGTGCGCGGCTTCATGCATCTGGTCCGGCACCGCGAGGTGGTCGAGGAGCTCTCGCAGGTTCCGCCTGCCATGCCCGACACGTTCGCGCCCGATGTTGCGAACGCCAGAGCGATGGTATCAGCGGCGATGGCCGACGGCCGCCAATGGCTCGAGCCGGTCGAGATCAAGCGCCTGCTCGAGGCCTATGACATCGCGATGGTGCCGACCTATGCGGCCGCCGACATCGATCAGGCGGTGGCCTATGCCAGGGACATTTTTGCGCAGGGTGCGACCGTCGTGCTCAAGATCCTGTCGCGCGACATCGTGCACAAGTCCGATGTCGGCGGCGTCGTCCTCAACCTGACCACGCCCGAGGCCGTGCGCGCCGCTGCTGCCGATATTCTTGCCCGCGCCAGGAAGCTGCGCCCGGAAGCCCGCATTGCCGGCGTCATCGTGCAGGCGATGGTCGTGAGGGCGAAGGCGCGCGAATTGATCCTGGGTCTGGCCGACGATCCCACCTTCGGCACCGTCGTCGTGTTCGGGCGCGGCGGCACGGCGGTCGAGATCATCAACGACAAGGCCTTGGCGCTGCCGCCGCTCGATCTGCAGCTCGCGCGCGATCTGATCGATCGCACCCGCGTCTCGCGGCTGCTGCATGCCTATCGCGACGTGCCCGCCGTCAAGCAGGATGCGGTCGCCATGGTGCTGGTCAAGCTGGCGCAGATGGCGGCCGACATTCCCGAGATCCGCGAGCTCGACATCAATCCGCTGCTCGCGGACGAAACCGGCGTCACCGCGGTCGATGCTCGAATTGCAGTCGGCGTGCCGCCGCGAAAGTTCGCCGGTTCGGGGCCGGCCAATTTTGCCGTGCGGGCCTATCCGTCGCAATGGGAACGCCATCTCGAGCTCAAGGACGGTTGGCGCATCTTCGTGCGGCCGATGCGGCCTGAGGACGAGCCGACCATTCACAGCTTCCTCAAGCACGTCACGCCCCACGATCTTCGCCTGCGCTTCTTTGCGCCGATGAAGGAATTCACTCACGAGTTCATCGCCCGCCTGACCCAGCTCGACTACGCCCGCGCGATGGCGTTCATCGCCTTCGAGGAGGCGACTAACGAAATGGTTGGCGTGGTCCGGATCCACTCGGACTCGATCTACGAGAGCGGCGAATACGCCATCCTGCTGCGCTCCGACCTGAAGGGCAGGGGACTCGGATGGGCCCTGATGCAGCTCATCATCGACTATGCGAGGTCAGAGGGGCTGAAGACTATTTCCGGCGACGTGCTCCAGGAGAACACGACCATGCTGGACATGTGCCGCCAGCTCGGTTTCGAGGTGAAGCCGGATTCGAGCGAGCCGGATATTTGCGACGTCAGGCTGAAGCTGTAG
- a CDS encoding universal stress protein, with the protein MPIKDVLLPLVGEPSEPNSAAIEKCVAAAADWGAKITGLAVAEDIWVRPKVVISADVENAEEAQARRSVTNVSALLETFKESASRMSVRAETRLHKFAPELIAQSVAEYARFGDLTLLPVKSHDSRSEKIVEALLFESGRPLLLCPEERAARLRPELENVIIAWDHSARAARAVGDAMPILQEANSVRVVTVADEKTEAIMHSGTSLVDHLREHGVYASFETTPVKGSSIGKVLGIWAHAHSIDAIVMGAYHHSRMNEIVWGGVTKTVMGAPPCWVMMSH; encoded by the coding sequence ATGCCCATCAAGGACGTCCTTCTGCCGCTTGTTGGCGAGCCGAGCGAGCCGAACTCGGCCGCGATCGAGAAATGCGTGGCTGCCGCTGCCGATTGGGGGGCGAAGATCACTGGGCTTGCCGTGGCCGAGGATATCTGGGTACGGCCGAAGGTGGTGATCTCGGCCGATGTCGAGAACGCCGAGGAGGCGCAAGCCAGGCGGAGCGTCACAAACGTGAGCGCGCTTCTGGAGACGTTCAAGGAATCCGCTTCGCGGATGTCTGTCCGTGCGGAGACGCGATTGCACAAGTTTGCCCCCGAGCTGATTGCGCAGAGCGTGGCGGAATATGCCCGGTTCGGCGATCTCACGCTGCTCCCGGTCAAGTCGCACGACAGCCGTTCCGAGAAGATTGTCGAGGCGCTGCTATTCGAGTCCGGCCGACCGCTCTTGCTGTGTCCCGAAGAACGTGCAGCCCGGCTCCGGCCGGAACTCGAAAACGTGATAATCGCCTGGGATCATTCCGCGCGCGCGGCCCGCGCCGTCGGCGACGCCATGCCGATCCTGCAGGAGGCCAATTCGGTTCGGGTGGTGACCGTGGCCGATGAGAAGACCGAGGCCATCATGCATTCGGGCACCAGTCTCGTCGATCATCTCAGGGAGCACGGCGTCTACGCGTCCTTCGAGACCACGCCGGTCAAGGGAAGTTCGATCGGCAAGGTGCTCGGAATCTGGGCGCACGCCCATTCCATCGATGCCATCGTCATGGGCGCCTATCATCATTCCCGTATGAACGAAATCGTCTGGGGCGGCGTGACCAAGACTGTCATGGGCGCGCCACCGTGCTGGGTTATGATGTCGCACTAA
- a CDS encoding zinc-dependent alcohol dehydrogenase family protein, with protein MHAMVLPAPRAPLQMEERPDPLPAHGEIRVKVSACGVCRTDLHVADAELPDIRYPIIPGHEIVGRVDLVGPGVTTHVTGDRVGIPWLGHTCGACRFCKDGMENLCDRPLFTGYTRDGGYATHTIADARYAFPLGEAGDDASIAPLLCAGLIGWRSLVLAGNAERLGIYGFGAAAHIIAQVAVWQGRSVYAFTRSGDSAAQDFARRLGAVWSGASGELPDTPLDAAIIYAPAGELVPAALRAVRKGGRVVCAGIHMSDIPSFPYELLWEERQLISVANLTRQDGLDFLKVAPQAGVRTETTVFPLHEANDVLTSLKRGQILGAAVLRP; from the coding sequence ATGCATGCGATGGTGTTACCGGCCCCGCGAGCCCCGCTCCAGATGGAGGAGCGGCCGGACCCTCTTCCCGCCCATGGCGAGATTAGGGTGAAGGTCAGCGCCTGCGGCGTTTGCCGGACTGACCTGCACGTCGCCGACGCCGAGCTGCCCGACATCCGCTATCCCATCATTCCCGGTCATGAGATCGTCGGCCGGGTCGACCTCGTCGGCCCCGGCGTCACGACCCACGTCACGGGCGACCGCGTCGGCATTCCCTGGCTTGGACATACCTGCGGCGCCTGCCGCTTCTGCAAGGACGGCATGGAGAATTTGTGCGACCGGCCGCTCTTCACCGGCTATACGCGCGACGGCGGCTACGCGACCCACACCATCGCGGATGCACGCTATGCGTTTCCGCTCGGCGAGGCCGGCGACGACGCCTCCATCGCGCCGCTGTTGTGCGCCGGCCTGATCGGCTGGCGCTCACTGGTGCTGGCGGGAAACGCCGAGCGGCTCGGCATCTATGGCTTTGGGGCCGCCGCCCACATCATCGCGCAAGTCGCCGTCTGGCAGGGCCGGTCCGTCTATGCCTTCACGCGCAGCGGCGATAGCGCAGCGCAGGATTTCGCCCGGCGGCTGGGGGCGGTCTGGTCGGGCGCGTCCGGCGAGCTGCCCGATACGCCGCTCGATGCGGCCATCATCTACGCGCCGGCCGGCGAGCTGGTGCCGGCGGCATTGCGCGCGGTCCGCAAGGGCGGACGCGTGGTCTGCGCCGGAATTCACATGAGCGACATTCCGAGCTTCCCCTACGAGCTGCTCTGGGAGGAACGGCAATTGATCTCGGTCGCGAACCTCACGCGGCAGGATGGCCTCGACTTTCTCAAAGTCGCGCCGCAAGCCGGCGTCCGCACCGAAACCACGGTCTTTCCGCTCCACGAGGCCAATGATGTCTTGACCAGTCTCAAGCGCGGGCAAATCCTCGGCGCAGCCGTGCTCAGGCCCTGA